Proteins from one Chloroflexota bacterium genomic window:
- the mog gene encoding molybdopterin adenylyltransferase: MMRIGVLTVSDRSSRGETEDRSGPLIAELIKDRLGSDVRGSIVPDEQDQIERLLRAWSDDLELDLVLTTGGTGFSPRDVTPEATSAVVHRLAPGFTEAMRAASLQITPHAMLSRSVAGIRGKTLIINLPGSPKAVQENLEVILPAIPHAVELLQQGEGPVKYQHAGQNEHLH; this comes from the coding sequence ATAATGCGCATTGGCGTTTTGACGGTGAGCGACCGCTCCTCCAGAGGTGAAACGGAAGATCGAAGCGGCCCACTCATCGCCGAGTTGATCAAGGATCGTCTGGGGTCGGATGTACGAGGTTCGATCGTGCCCGATGAACAGGATCAGATCGAGCGTCTTCTACGAGCATGGAGCGACGACCTGGAATTGGATCTGGTGCTAACCACGGGTGGCACCGGCTTTTCGCCGCGAGACGTTACCCCTGAGGCCACAAGTGCCGTGGTTCATCGACTGGCGCCCGGTTTTACAGAGGCGATGCGAGCTGCCAGCCTGCAGATCACCCCCCATGCCATGCTAAGCCGCTCGGTTGCCGGCATCCGAGGAAAAACCCTGATCATCAACCTGCCGGGAAGCCCAAAAGCCGTTCAGGAGAATCTTGAAGTCATCCTGCCGGCCATTCCCCATGCGGTGGAGTTGCTGCAACAGGGCGAAGGCCCCGTGAAATACCAGCATGCGGGGCAGAACGAACACTTACACTGA
- the rpsI gene encoding 30S ribosomal protein S9, protein MALEYYQGTGRRKRASARVRLYAGEGKIIVNDKPYEEFFPRLADQRAVLQPLEITDMQAAFNISVKVRGGGVSGQAGAVRLGIARALCHRDEELPEATPGVPDQRLRPVLRKAGFLTRDAREKERKKPGLKRARKAPQYTKR, encoded by the coding sequence ATGGCACTTGAGTATTATCAGGGAACAGGCAGGCGAAAACGGGCATCAGCTCGAGTTCGGCTCTATGCTGGCGAAGGCAAGATCATCGTCAATGACAAGCCGTATGAGGAATTCTTCCCCCGGCTTGCGGATCAACGCGCGGTACTTCAGCCCCTGGAGATCACCGACATGCAAGCTGCTTTCAACATATCTGTCAAGGTACGGGGCGGTGGTGTGAGTGGACAGGCAGGGGCAGTGAGACTTGGTATCGCCCGAGCGCTCTGCCACCGGGACGAAGAACTACCTGAAGCGACCCCGGGCGTACCCGACCAACGATTGCGCCCGGTTCTGCGCAAGGCTGGTTTCCTTACAAGGGACGCCAGAGAGAAGGAACGCAAAAAGCCCGGTCTCAAGCGTGCCCGAAAGGCTCCCCAGTACACGAAGCGTTAG
- the rplM gene encoding 50S ribosomal protein L13, with protein MTLGRLATRIATVLKGKHKPIYTPHLDCGDYVVVINADKIRVTGRKLDQKFYYRHSGYVGGLKRISLRDQLEKHPERVIQSAVRGMLPKNRLGRKMVKKLKVYAAPNHPHQAQQPKPLEL; from the coding sequence ATGACGCTGGGCCGTCTGGCCACACGAATAGCCACGGTCCTAAAGGGCAAACATAAGCCCATTTATACTCCCCATTTGGACTGCGGTGACTATGTGGTGGTCATCAACGCGGACAAGATTCGCGTCACAGGTCGGAAACTCGATCAGAAATTCTACTATCGACATTCAGGCTACGTCGGTGGCCTGAAACGCATATCTCTGCGTGATCAGCTGGAAAAGCACCCGGAGCGGGTGATCCAGTCTGCGGTGCGCGGCATGTTGCCGAAGAACCGCCTGGGCCGTAAGATGGTCAAAAAGCTGAAGGTATACGCAGCTCCCAACCATCCTCATCAGGCTCAGCAACCGAAGCCGCTGGAACTGTAG
- the truA gene encoding tRNA pseudouridine(38-40) synthase TruA: MVEYDGTDYFGFQIQPDRPTIQGCLESVLAKLSGEKTRLRYAGRTDTGVHASGQVISAMVNWRHSISDLERAWNALLPNAVAVRSLERVIDPSFHPRFAARSRIYRYRVWTAAWRSPLQMRFAHHEPKAPDVEAMNRAGCALLGSHDFASFGQPTHGDITIRKVVTATWTQEEQMLQFEIEANAFLKRMVRTVVGTLLEIGKGMRPEDDIVRVLAARDRTMAAQPAPPQGLRLAFVRY; this comes from the coding sequence CTGGTCGAGTATGACGGAACCGATTACTTCGGTTTCCAGATTCAACCTGACAGGCCCACGATTCAAGGTTGCCTGGAAAGTGTTCTGGCAAAGCTGTCGGGTGAGAAAACTCGCCTTCGCTATGCCGGCCGCACCGACACCGGAGTTCACGCCTCTGGGCAGGTGATATCTGCCATGGTCAACTGGCGTCACAGCATCTCTGACCTGGAGCGAGCCTGGAACGCTCTCTTGCCGAATGCTGTCGCAGTCCGGTCATTGGAGAGGGTGATCGACCCGAGCTTCCATCCGCGATTCGCCGCCCGTAGCCGGATCTACCGCTATAGGGTTTGGACCGCTGCCTGGCGCTCACCGCTCCAAATGCGCTTCGCGCATCACGAGCCGAAAGCGCCAGATGTGGAAGCCATGAATCGAGCAGGCTGCGCCTTGTTGGGCTCGCACGACTTTGCCAGTTTCGGACAGCCGACCCATGGAGATATAACGATTCGCAAGGTAGTGACAGCAACGTGGACGCAGGAAGAGCAGATGCTGCAGTTTGAGATCGAGGCCAACGCTTTTCTCAAACGAATGGTGCGAACCGTGGTCGGAACTCTTCTGGAAATCGGCAAGGGCATGCGCCCTGAAGATGACATCGTCCGTGTGTTGGCGGCTCGCGACAGAACAATGGCGGCTCAGCCAGCGCCACCGCAAGGCCTACGACTGGCATTTGTCAGATATTGA
- the rplQ gene encoding 50S ribosomal protein L17 yields MRHKKAGRRLGRSTGHRRALYRNLTLQLFEHEVIHTTEAKAKSVRPQAEKLITLAKRGRQGNRVHAQRIAMARLNNKEIVRKLFDDLAPRFEDRAGGYTRITKLGPRKGDGAEIVQFELVEE; encoded by the coding sequence ATGAGACACAAAAAAGCTGGACGCCGCCTGGGTCGCAGCACTGGACATCGGCGAGCGTTGTACCGAAACTTGACCTTACAACTATTTGAACATGAGGTCATTCATACCACTGAAGCCAAGGCCAAATCGGTTCGACCCCAGGCTGAAAAACTGATTACACTGGCCAAACGCGGCCGCCAGGGCAATCGGGTTCATGCGCAGCGTATTGCCATGGCCCGGCTCAATAACAAAGAGATCGTCAGGAAACTGTTCGATGACCTGGCACCCCGTTTTGAGGACCGCGCCGGCGGCTATACCCGCATTACCAAGCTGGGACCCCGCAAAGGCGATGGTGCCGAGATAGTTCAGTTCGAGTTGGTGGAGGAGTAG
- a CDS encoding DNA-directed RNA polymerase subunit alpha: MLNLSIVLPKIEREANSQQYGRFVIGPLESGYGVTLGNALRRVLLSSLAGAAVTSVRLSDVHHEFSPIPHVREDTTAFILNVKQLRMKSMTDDPVRAYLEVNAEGPVTAGDLQYPPEIEVITPDLLLMTADSNDVDLSIEMVIRRGRGYSPAEERSKLTLGEIPVDAIFSPVRKASFRIERARIGQQTDYDRLVLDIWTDGTITPEEALGEAAKLLVQHLSLIAGVEAISLEPEEEIEEGIPSQIYDVPIESLELSVRAYNCLKRAGIVKVGEIIERLERGPEELLSIRNFGQKSLDELMEKLETKGYLDQIKMPGDEPEEPELEEDEDYDEDLGDDSSINIDVDALLAAMTTGTESS, from the coding sequence TTGCTAAACCTTAGCATTGTACTACCGAAAATTGAGCGCGAGGCCAACTCACAGCAATATGGCCGTTTTGTCATCGGGCCGCTGGAGAGCGGCTACGGCGTAACCTTGGGCAATGCCCTGCGCCGCGTGCTGCTTTCTTCGCTCGCGGGCGCTGCAGTCACCTCCGTGCGGCTCAGCGATGTTCATCACGAGTTCTCGCCGATCCCTCATGTGCGTGAGGATACAACCGCATTCATCTTGAATGTAAAGCAACTCCGGATGAAAAGCATGACCGACGATCCGGTTCGGGCCTATCTCGAGGTCAATGCCGAGGGCCCGGTAACTGCCGGTGACCTGCAATACCCACCGGAAATCGAGGTCATTACACCCGATCTTCTGTTGATGACCGCCGACAGCAATGACGTCGACCTATCGATTGAGATGGTCATCCGACGTGGACGCGGTTACTCGCCGGCCGAAGAGCGCAGCAAACTGACTCTGGGCGAAATCCCGGTCGACGCGATCTTTAGCCCGGTTCGCAAGGCTTCCTTTCGCATCGAACGAGCCCGTATCGGTCAACAGACTGACTACGATCGTTTGGTGCTGGACATCTGGACCGACGGCACGATTACTCCAGAGGAAGCACTCGGCGAGGCTGCCAAGCTACTGGTGCAGCATCTGTCGCTCATTGCCGGCGTCGAAGCCATTTCCCTGGAACCTGAAGAGGAAATCGAGGAAGGTATTCCCTCCCAGATCTACGATGTTCCCATCGAGAGCCTGGAGCTATCGGTCCGGGCGTATAATTGCCTTAAGCGAGCCGGTATCGTCAAGGTGGGTGAGATCATCGAACGTCTGGAACGTGGGCCAGAGGAACTGCTCAGCATCCGCAATTTTGGCCAGAAGTCGTTGGATGAGCTCATGGAGAAACTGGAAACCAAGGGTTATCTCGATCAGATCAAGATGCCCGGCGATGAGCCGGAAGAGCCCGAATTGGAAGAGGACGAGGACTACGACGAGGACCTGGGCGACGATAGCAGCATCAACATCGACGTCGACGCCTTGCTGGCAGCCATGACAACAGGAACGGAAAGTAGCTAA
- the rpsD gene encoding 30S ribosomal protein S4 — MARYTEAVCRLCRREGQKLYLKGDRCLSPKCAFERRSYAPGQHSRRAQFRRNQSDFSLQLREKQKVKRIYGVMERQFRRYFKNALRTKGLTGATLLITLESRLDNVVFRLGLASSRAQARQLVRHGHIIVNGRKTNIPSYLVKPDDVIAVRDESRKKQYFRALPEIMGERPVPEWLSLDSDALVGHVISRPSREDIDIPINEQLVVEFYSR; from the coding sequence TTGGCACGTTATACAGAAGCAGTATGTCGACTGTGCCGCCGAGAAGGTCAGAAGCTATACCTCAAGGGTGACCGTTGCCTGTCACCTAAGTGTGCTTTTGAGCGACGAAGCTACGCACCTGGACAGCACTCAAGAAGAGCACAGTTCCGACGCAACCAGAGTGATTTCTCTCTGCAGTTGCGCGAGAAACAAAAAGTAAAGCGTATTTATGGAGTCATGGAACGTCAGTTCCGACGCTACTTCAAGAATGCCCTGCGCACCAAAGGCCTTACCGGCGCAACCCTGCTGATAACGCTCGAGTCCCGCCTGGACAATGTAGTGTTTCGGCTCGGTCTCGCCAGTTCCCGGGCTCAGGCCAGACAGCTCGTCCGCCACGGGCACATCATCGTCAACGGTCGCAAGACCAACATTCCCTCTTACCTGGTCAAGCCTGACGATGTTATCGCCGTTCGGGATGAGAGCCGGAAAAAGCAGTACTTCCGCGCCCTGCCGGAAATCATGGGCGAACGGCCTGTGCCTGAATGGCTTAGTCTGGACAGCGATGCCCTCGTTGGGCATGTCATTTCCAGGCCAAGCCGGGAAGACATTGACATCCCGATCAACGAACAATTGGTGGTCGAGTTCTACAGCCGCTAA
- the rpsK gene encoding 30S ribosomal protein S11, protein MARPRRTARRGPRREKRTVPHGQAHIQATFNNTIITVTDQQGNTVTWGSAGTVGFKGSRKSTPYAAQLAGSSVGKLAMDMGMREVDVFVKGPGPGREAAIRSMQAAGLKVVSITDVTSLPHNGCRPPKKRRV, encoded by the coding sequence ATGGCTAGACCAAGACGTACAGCGCGTCGCGGGCCACGTCGTGAGAAGAGGACGGTGCCGCACGGCCAAGCACACATCCAGGCCACCTTCAACAATACGATCATTACCGTGACGGACCAGCAAGGCAATACCGTTACCTGGGGCAGCGCTGGCACCGTCGGATTCAAGGGCTCCCGCAAGAGTACACCCTATGCCGCTCAGCTGGCCGGCAGCAGCGTTGGCAAGCTGGCCATGGATATGGGAATGAGGGAGGTGGACGTATTCGTCAAGGGTCCCGGACCTGGCCGTGAAGCAGCCATCCGGTCAATGCAGGCCGCGGGACTCAAGGTCGTCAGCATCACCGATGTGACCTCCCTGCCACACAATGGCTGCCGCCCGCCCAAGAAACGGCGCGTATAG
- the rpsM gene encoding 30S ribosomal protein S13: MARIAGVDLPRDKRVLVGLTYIYGIGRTSSGDILGKLDINEDTRVRDLSESEVARLRETIDREYLVEGDLRREVNMNIKRLQEINCYRGLRHRLNLPVHGQRTRTNARTKRGARRTVPGKKRARK, translated from the coding sequence ATGGCACGCATTGCCGGTGTTGACCTGCCCCGTGATAAGCGAGTTCTGGTCGGATTGACCTACATCTATGGAATCGGCCGCACGAGCAGCGGAGATATCCTGGGTAAGCTGGACATCAACGAGGATACCCGAGTCCGAGACCTGAGTGAGAGTGAAGTCGCCCGCTTGCGCGAGACGATCGATCGCGAGTATCTGGTAGAAGGAGATCTCCGCCGCGAGGTGAATATGAACATCAAGCGGCTGCAGGAGATTAATTGTTACCGGGGCCTCCGCCACCGACTCAACCTGCCGGTGCACGGCCAGCGAACCCGGACAAACGCGCGTACCAAACGTGGTGCACGCAGGACCGTGCCCGGCAAGAAGCGAGCACGCAAGTAA
- the rpmJ gene encoding 50S ribosomal protein L36 produces the protein MKVKPSVKRRCENCKIIKRHGVVRVICTNPRHKQRQG, from the coding sequence ATGAAAGTAAAACCCTCAGTTAAGCGCCGATGTGAAAACTGCAAGATCATCAAGCGGCATGGTGTTGTGCGTGTGATTTGCACGAACCCCAGGCACAAGCAGCGCCAGGGATAG
- the map gene encoding type I methionyl aminopeptidase — MILPLTRRPSGIRLKAKSELELMRIAGRIVAEVHARMREMVTPGVSTAELDAAAEEIIRSQNAIPAFVGYPNSQGGPEFPATLCTSINDELVHGIPSVNRVLEDGDIISIDVGAIYKGYVGDSGWTYGVGNVGQEAQQLLEVTEGSLWAGIAQARPENRFVDISRAVQDYVESSGFSVVREYTSHGVGRKMHEEPQILNYVPKNRDVARTYPAMNRRLSKGMTFALEPMVNVGSWRTRQHDDLWTVSTADGNLSAHFEHTIAITNGEAEILTRL; from the coding sequence ATGATATTGCCACTGACGCGACGGCCTTCCGGCATTCGCCTGAAGGCCAAAAGTGAACTGGAATTGATGCGAATCGCCGGCCGCATTGTTGCGGAGGTTCATGCTCGCATGCGCGAGATGGTAACACCCGGTGTGAGCACAGCCGAGCTTGATGCCGCGGCAGAGGAGATAATCCGCAGTCAAAATGCAATCCCGGCCTTCGTAGGCTATCCCAATTCCCAAGGTGGTCCTGAGTTTCCAGCCACGCTGTGCACGTCAATCAACGACGAATTGGTACACGGGATACCCAGTGTCAACAGAGTGCTGGAGGATGGCGATATTATCAGCATCGACGTGGGAGCCATTTACAAGGGCTACGTCGGCGATTCAGGCTGGACCTATGGAGTCGGTAACGTCGGCCAGGAAGCACAACAGCTGCTCGAGGTTACCGAAGGCAGTCTTTGGGCTGGGATAGCCCAGGCCAGACCGGAGAACCGCTTTGTCGATATCTCCAGAGCCGTCCAGGATTATGTGGAATCCAGCGGCTTTTCCGTGGTGCGTGAATATACCAGCCACGGCGTTGGCCGAAAAATGCATGAAGAGCCACAGATACTGAACTATGTGCCGAAAAACCGAGACGTGGCTCGCACCTACCCGGCCATGAATCGGCGGCTGAGCAAGGGCATGACCTTCGCCCTGGAACCGATGGTAAATGTAGGTTCCTGGCGCACGCGCCAACATGATGACTTGTGGACTGTCTCCACAGCCGATGGCAATCTTTCAGCTCATTTTGAGCATACGATCGCCATCACAAACGGGGAAGCTGAAATCCTGACCCGTCTATAA
- a CDS encoding adenylate kinase — translation MSEDPTYLVLLGPPGAGKGTQAVFLEQELGLKQISSGDLFRENLKNETELGVQVKGFMDRGELVPDDLTIAMVRERISRPDCDRGAILDGFPRTLEQARALDKMLAEQGNHIRMVPMLDVADEELIDRLTGRLVCRNCGATYHRRFKPPTTEGICDVCGGELYQRPDDELETVKIRLYVYYKQTSPLIGYYFARDLLVRMDGDRPLDEIKQDLLFTVRTVL, via the coding sequence ATGTCGGAAGATCCTACCTATCTGGTTCTTCTGGGACCGCCTGGCGCCGGCAAAGGTACGCAAGCGGTCTTTTTGGAGCAAGAGCTTGGTTTGAAACAGATATCCTCAGGCGATCTGTTTCGCGAGAACTTAAAAAACGAAACAGAGTTAGGTGTTCAGGTCAAAGGCTTCATGGATCGGGGCGAACTGGTTCCGGACGATTTGACCATCGCCATGGTGCGAGAGCGAATTAGTCGACCAGACTGCGATCGAGGCGCCATCCTGGATGGCTTTCCCCGGACCCTCGAACAGGCCCGGGCGCTTGATAAAATGCTCGCCGAACAGGGCAACCACATCCGCATGGTCCCCATGTTGGACGTGGCCGATGAAGAACTCATCGACCGCCTCACGGGACGGCTGGTCTGCCGTAACTGCGGTGCCACCTACCACAGGCGTTTCAAACCGCCGACAACGGAAGGCATTTGCGACGTGTGTGGCGGCGAACTCTACCAGAGGCCTGACGATGAGTTGGAAACGGTGAAGATCCGCCTGTATGTTTACTACAAGCAAACGTCGCCACTGATTGGATACTACTTCGCCCGGGACCTTTTGGTCAGGATGGATGGCGACCGCCCGCTGGACGAGATCAAACAGGATCTGCTTTTCACGGTCAGGACGGTTCTGTAA
- the secY gene encoding preprotein translocase subunit SecY, translated as MLVAMRNAMRLPDLRTRILVTLGILAIYRAAAAIPLPGVNPQVLNQLFQDNALLGFLNILSGGAMRNFSIMAAGVYPYITASIIMQLLTPIIPSLEALSREGDQGRRKLDRYTIFMTIPLAALQAFGQATILQRAGALPGFGFAQDTWLTSLTIVISLVAGTFFAIWLGELITEQGIGNGLSLIIFGGIVATLPTNMIQLVQAQQWMTLLVFVLITIITVFVIVMVNEGQRRIPVQYGKRVRAMRGNRLVVQGGQSTFVPLRVNSAGMIPLIFAQSLLLFPGTIASYFAGTEGLIGSVAGTVGTIFDPANSVYWILYFLLVIAFTYFYTDVIFRQQNLAETLQRQGGFVPGIRPGKRTEEYLNGIMSRITLVGALFLGIVAIMPWIVSLFTGQNVATNTTLLISSAGLLIVVGVVLDTMKQLEAQLLMRHYEGFIR; from the coding sequence ATGCTAGTTGCTATGCGCAACGCCATGCGCTTGCCAGACCTGCGCACCAGGATCTTAGTCACCCTGGGAATCCTGGCAATATACCGTGCAGCCGCTGCCATACCGCTGCCCGGCGTCAATCCACAAGTGCTTAACCAGTTGTTCCAGGATAACGCCCTTCTGGGCTTTCTCAACATCCTGTCAGGTGGCGCTATGCGGAATTTTTCGATCATGGCGGCGGGTGTCTATCCCTATATCACGGCATCAATTATCATGCAGTTGCTAACCCCGATTATTCCTTCCCTGGAAGCATTAAGCCGGGAAGGGGATCAGGGGCGTCGAAAGCTTGACCGCTATACCATCTTTATGACGATTCCGTTGGCTGCGCTTCAGGCGTTCGGCCAGGCGACCATCCTGCAACGAGCTGGTGCGCTGCCCGGGTTTGGCTTCGCTCAAGACACATGGCTGACATCATTGACAATCGTAATATCGCTGGTAGCAGGCACCTTCTTCGCCATCTGGTTGGGTGAGTTGATCACTGAGCAAGGAATCGGCAACGGTCTGTCGTTGATCATCTTCGGCGGTATCGTGGCCACGCTGCCCACTAACATGATTCAGCTGGTCCAGGCTCAGCAATGGATGACGCTGCTGGTGTTCGTCCTGATTACCATCATCACCGTCTTTGTGATCGTCATGGTAAATGAGGGACAGCGCCGCATTCCGGTACAGTACGGAAAAAGAGTGCGAGCAATGCGCGGCAATCGACTGGTGGTCCAGGGTGGACAAAGCACCTTTGTGCCGCTTCGCGTGAACTCGGCAGGCATGATCCCGCTGATCTTCGCCCAGAGCTTGCTGCTCTTCCCGGGTACCATCGCCAGCTATTTTGCAGGTACTGAAGGGTTAATCGGTAGTGTTGCGGGAACCGTGGGAACAATCTTCGATCCAGCCAATAGCGTCTACTGGATACTGTATTTCCTGCTGGTTATCGCCTTCACCTACTTCTACACTGATGTGATCTTCCGCCAACAGAACCTGGCGGAGACTCTGCAGCGACAAGGTGGTTTTGTGCCCGGTATTCGCCCTGGCAAACGCACCGAAGAATACCTGAATGGCATCATGAGCCGAATCACCCTTGTGGGTGCACTCTTCCTGGGTATCGTTGCCATCATGCCCTGGATCGTGAGTCTGTTCACCGGCCAGAACGTGGCAACCAACACGACCCTGCTGATTTCCAGCGCCGGTCTGCTGATCGTCGTCGGCGTGGTACTCGACACCATGAAGCAGCTCGAGGCTCAGTTGCTCATGCGCCATTACGAGGGTTTCATCCGATAA
- the rplO gene encoding 50S ribosomal protein L15, whose amino-acid sequence MQLHDLAPDSGAKKKRKRVGRGISAGQGKTAGRGTKGQNSRSGGGVRPYFEGGQLPLVRRLPHLRGFTNIWRVEFKPVNLTRLEGFKANSEVSPETLAAAGITKKATERIAILAEGEIDRPLTIRAHRVSKKAQAKIEAAGGTVEIIEV is encoded by the coding sequence ATGCAATTGCATGATCTCGCTCCCGACAGCGGGGCAAAAAAGAAACGCAAGCGCGTTGGCCGCGGTATCTCAGCTGGCCAGGGCAAGACTGCCGGTCGCGGCACCAAAGGCCAGAATAGCCGTTCTGGCGGTGGTGTGCGCCCCTACTTCGAGGGTGGTCAGTTGCCTCTGGTGCGACGACTGCCGCACCTGCGGGGCTTCACCAATATCTGGCGCGTTGAGTTCAAGCCGGTCAACCTGACCCGACTGGAAGGTTTCAAGGCCAATAGCGAGGTCTCTCCTGAGACGCTGGCGGCAGCCGGAATCACGAAAAAGGCTACGGAACGGATTGCCATTCTCGCGGAGGGCGAGATCGATCGTCCTCTGACCATCCGGGCTCATCGGGTATCCAAGAAAGCTCAGGCCAAGATCGAGGCTGCTGGCGGCACCGTTGAAATCATCGAAGTTTAG
- the rpmD gene encoding 50S ribosomal protein L30: MQTKRIDPKAKVVRVTYIKSTIGYSEKQKATVRALGLRRLGDTVEQANTPVIQGMINKVGHLVSVEVVK, from the coding sequence ATGCAAACTAAGAGAATAGATCCCAAAGCCAAAGTGGTTCGTGTAACTTATATCAAGAGCACCATTGGTTACTCTGAAAAACAGAAGGCGACAGTCAGGGCGCTTGGCCTGCGCCGTTTGGGCGATACGGTCGAGCAAGCCAACACTCCCGTGATTCAGGGCATGATCAACAAGGTTGGTCACCTGGTGTCGGTTGAGGTGGTGAAATAA
- the rpsE gene encoding 30S ribosomal protein S5, which produces MSAQRRRQGRKKDFEEREELDERVVHLARTAKVVKGGRRFAFRAVVVVGDNNGSVGIGVGKAREVPEAIRKGSERARRNMRKIALAGTTVPHEVTARYSAAKVLLKPASPGTGVIAGGGVRAVVEAAGIKDILTKSMGSANILNVVKATYLGLTEMKDPANEARRRGVPVEKLMPFWSRNAN; this is translated from the coding sequence ATGTCAGCACAGCGCAGGCGTCAAGGACGAAAAAAGGACTTCGAAGAAAGAGAAGAACTCGATGAGCGTGTGGTTCACCTGGCTCGTACCGCCAAGGTAGTCAAGGGTGGTCGACGTTTTGCCTTCCGCGCCGTCGTAGTTGTCGGTGACAACAACGGCAGCGTAGGCATAGGTGTGGGCAAGGCCCGCGAGGTTCCCGAGGCTATTCGCAAGGGTAGCGAGCGGGCACGCCGCAATATGCGAAAGATTGCACTCGCAGGAACAACCGTTCCTCACGAAGTTACGGCTCGCTATAGTGCCGCCAAGGTATTGCTGAAGCCGGCATCCCCGGGTACCGGTGTGATTGCTGGTGGTGGCGTGCGAGCTGTCGTCGAGGCTGCGGGTATTAAGGATATCCTGACCAAGTCCATGGGCAGTGCCAACATTCTCAATGTAGTCAAGGCTACCTATTTAGGCTTGACCGAAATGAAGGATCCAGCGAACGAGGCGCGGCGCCGAGGCGTGCCCGTCGAGAAGTTGATGCCGTTCTGGAGCCGAAATGCAAACTAA
- the rplR gene encoding 50S ribosomal protein L18 yields MAKDSRAVVRKRRHARVRRKIHGTAARPRLNVFRSLTHIYAQVIDDDNGRTLVAASSVDREFKGKATGINKTDQAKLVGTLVAERALQQGIKQVVFDRGGYPYHGRVRALAEASREGGLDF; encoded by the coding sequence ATGGCGAAGGACAGTCGAGCGGTAGTGCGAAAGAGACGACATGCTCGGGTTCGGCGGAAAATTCATGGAACTGCCGCCCGCCCGCGCTTGAACGTGTTTCGCAGCCTGACTCATATCTACGCACAAGTAATCGATGATGACAATGGCCGGACCCTGGTTGCGGCATCCTCAGTGGATCGCGAGTTCAAGGGAAAAGCGACTGGCATTAATAAGACAGACCAGGCCAAACTGGTAGGTACTCTCGTAGCAGAACGAGCTCTTCAACAAGGCATCAAACAGGTGGTTTTTGATCGAGGCGGCTACCCCTATCACGGTCGCGTACGGGCCCTTGCCGAGGCTTCTCGAGAGGGTGGGTTGGACTTCTAG